The proteins below are encoded in one region of Pseudonocardia sp. DSM 110487:
- a CDS encoding single-stranded DNA-binding protein, producing the protein MSTIYLTVPGRIATKPERLASKNGVGVRFRIASTERYFNRVAAEWNEAEPVYLTVTCWRQLAENVLLSLRVGDPVVVHGKLVNQSFERDGRVEHRLEINAGAVGPDLRWSTAVVTRTRGAAADAPPGTEGPSGAAAVPPGERSQTAGGGPAREDGDRGVRVLAGEGAVGA; encoded by the coding sequence ATGAGCACGATCTATCTCACGGTGCCGGGCCGGATTGCCACGAAGCCGGAGAGGCTGGCGTCGAAGAACGGCGTGGGCGTGCGGTTCAGGATCGCGAGCACGGAGCGGTATTTCAACCGCGTGGCGGCGGAGTGGAACGAGGCGGAGCCGGTCTACCTGACGGTCACGTGCTGGCGGCAGCTTGCGGAGAACGTGCTCCTGTCGCTCCGGGTCGGGGATCCGGTCGTCGTCCACGGCAAGCTGGTCAACCAGAGCTTCGAACGCGACGGGCGCGTCGAGCACCGACTGGAGATCAACGCCGGCGCGGTGGGGCCTGATCTTCGGTGGTCCACAGCCGTTGTCACGCGCACGAGAGGGGCGGCGGCCGATGCCCCGCCGGGCACGGAGGGGCCGTCGGGCGCAGCCGCGGTGCCGCCGGGCGAGCGGTCCCAAACGGCCGGCGGTGGACCCGCACGAGAGGACGGTGATCGCGGGGTGCGCGTGCTGGCCGGTGAGGGGGCCGTCGGTGCGTGA